Genomic window (Festucalex cinctus isolate MCC-2025b chromosome 7, RoL_Fcin_1.0, whole genome shotgun sequence):
TTTTAcaattagcaaattttcaaatattcaatttaaaaatgacgattaattgaattgatttgatttattgcacaACCCTAggtaaaagtagaaaaacatttgtacaaaaatgtagactctgaaatgtactaaaataaatagtacaaatattttttatattgtcatttttttttttttttgcaataacaaTCTCAACCCCAattgattttacttttttttttttttgtcacgtcCTCATCCACAGAGgctaaaaaaagtgaaatactaGTCAATTTAAAGGATCATCGtgcatttgtcacttttttactcaccactgccacctctggcccaaagtgtaactgcagcatctgtgttAGGCTCGTTCATTGTGTGCGCGCGAGTACGTGCACGATCTTAAAGTGacagccacagttgacaaagacatgacttcaaatgaggtaaGAAAAACTCCGCCCCTTGCCCTCACCAAAGAAACTGTGGAATGTGCGGGGGTACGCACACTCTACTATAAAGggaagataaaagctgataAATGCAGTCAGTGTAAAACAGTcagggctctttgtactcatctgggcattggtggagcatgtATGATGTTTAACATTACCTTTTTAAacggcacaatgcaccttttaagattaaaaaaacaaaaaaaacaaaaaaaaacaaacaaaaactcacaTTAAGTCCTCCTCGGCAGTAGATGGCGCTATATTGCAACAGGGTTGACATCTGAGAATCATCATCTgcgttacattttatttatttattttttgtcatcccCTCCCGTATTGCAAATTTGCAGGCTCAGGAGGTTCACGAGAAGCTGAGGGGGTGGCTCAAGAGCAACGTGTCGGAGGCCGTCGCCAACTCCGTGCGGATCATCTACGGAGGTCTGTTTGCGCagcggaaaaaacaaaaacaacccatCTGACCGAGCGAGCGTCTTGCCTCCGTCTCATCTCGCGTACTCTTCCTGTAGGTTCCGTGACCGGCGGCACCTGCAAGGAACTTGGCTCCCAGAAGGACGTGGACGGTTTCCTGGTTGGCGGCGCTTCCCTCAAGCCCGAATTCGTCGACATCATCAACGCCAAGAAGTAGAAAATATGACGACTCACCAACTCTGCACTTAGTTGTccccattttattattatttttttttattaaacacacTGCTGTCATGCTTTCCGTTGTATGTGTTTGGGCGCGTCTCGTCTTTGAGTAACAGGATTGGAGCGCGGGTTGGTACATGCACTGAAAACTTGTGTGAACTTACCACTTCCACAACGAGCTGTAAAGACTAACCACAATCTTCTTTACTTTGGAAACGGTTACCAGCCTGTGTCTCAATCACATTTCTTATGAGCGCCGTGTGTTTCTAATGCTCCGTCTGTGGCTTTCACCTCCCCCGTTAGCTGTGCATGAGCCGCGCTCACATTGGCGTATCCATTTCGTGTCCGTTCATGTTGTGTCACGGCCGATTGGTTTTTGAGGGTGACGAGGCTGTAAGGAAACTTAATAAACCAATTAGAGACTGTCTTAGTGTCTTATTTTGCTTCATTAGTGCAGTTTGGTGAATTTAGTGTGGCTTCCGAGGACCATAGAAACCAATTTGGACACAGAAAGGTTTCCAAAGAGTGCAAGGATATAAACTTGTTTGAGCTGAATGACCGCTATGTCACTGTGATGcgtgaaaacaaatcaaatgactaaaaacattttatcGGCAATATGATTATTGTATTAGTACAGAAGTACCATGACAATTTTTGAAAGCAATACAATGTACTGggcacatatgtatatatgggCTAAGATCAAAAGACGTGATTATCAACTACTAGGGAAAAGAGAGGAAATGTTTAAAACACAGACTGGAGGCTTCTATGATGCAAAATGTGAAATGTGTTGACAGAatgatatttataatatttacagACATACTCAAATCCAGGAATGattgataccaaaataaatctcAAGTATAGTGACCACCACACGAACATTCACcggtgtttgttgttgtttttgtgatttaaagGAAATGACGTCGAACGTAACAAGATGACATCAGACGTTACGCATCATGACTTAGTAGCTACATAACTCAATTAAAATAGTCAACATGAATATAAAAAGGGTACCTTTAATACATTACACTAGTAATTAAATGTCAATAATTAATTCTGACAAGATACCATGATACATGACGCTCAATGTAAATATTTACTAAAACGTTGAAacgttttttaaaattgaattttattcttttatctgCAGTAATTAATTCCGAGGACAAGTGCATGATACATGATTGGAATGTATTCGttgtaaattttattaaataattattcaAAATTAATAATCTTCGGGCCAAAATACAATGATTTTGATTGCGCAACCTAAATATTTACCAGTGTTgctttaatttacattttatttgtttatttaactATTAAAATGGATAACTCCCAGGAAAACACCGTAATGCATGATGGGATAACATAAATATCTACcaaaatttaaatataaatatatacaaggATTTACGTCATTGAAATATAAACCATCGTGCAGTTACACCTCCACTACAGGTGGGGCAGCAAATAAATACGTCGTACATTTGTCCGTCGGAAGCTCATTTCCGTATTTACAAGCGGAGCGTGACGTTCAGGGTCCCGTGAAAAAATACGTTTCGGAGGTTCAAAttggagctttttttccccccctcctttCCACTCCAGGCGACCACGATGCTCTCCTTGAAAGCTTTTCTCAACGAGCGGCTCGCGGCCGTAGCAGAGGAGATTTTTGGCGCCGTTGAGAAGACAATAGACGATTACAAAGAGGAGCTTTGCCGCGTGAAGGACTTGGAGATCGGCCGCCTCCGAATGCAGCTGAGGCTTCTCAAGTCAGGTCGGTTTCAATGTCGTCTATAAATCACAAGACGTtgtttgtcagttttttttttctaatgtcgTTCTTCTAACTAGATGCATGTAACGGAGCTCAGCTGCAGGAGCACACCCATCATCACCTCCCTCCTCCttttccacctcctcctcctcctcagaaGCATGAGGAGGCAGCATCAGCAGACGTGGAGGCCCCCGAGTCCCAGCACATCGAGGAAgaaggcagcagcagcagcttggaGCATCCCAATGATGCCACCCAGGTGAAGAAAGAACCGGAGATGAGCCTCAGGGAGTTCTGGCTGGGCCACAGTTCAGAACCTCTGGAGGATCTGGAGTCAGACATTAAAGATTTCATGTCCTCGGCGTCGGGCGTCAGAGCCAGCCTGCACGAGGCCATCTTGCCCTTTCACCTCTATCACGGCGTCGGCGCCGCCGGCGACGAGGGCAGAGAGAAACCCTACAGCTGCTCGGTGTGCGACAAGCGCTTCGGCAACTGCTCCCACCTGGCCGCTCACATCAGGACGCACACGGGCGAGAGGCCCTACAGGTGTGACATCTGCAGGAAGAGCTTCATCACCACCAGCGCGCTCAACAGACACCAGACCATTCACACAGAGGGCAAACACTACGTGTGCATTTACTGCAGCAAGGCCTTCAAATGGATGGAGTCTCTCGGGAGGCATGTGAGAATTGTCCACAAGAGGCCCAACGCGCCTCAATGACCTCAAATGTTGAGCAAAGAAATGTATGTCGTAGTATTTGTCATGTAAGTAGTATTTATTTGGCAGGTGGACTGGTGGTTCGCCCgcttgcctcacagttctgaggttctgggtttgtgTACTCCACATCCTCTTGCTTCCTCCCGTAGTACCAAAACATGCCTGTTATTGAAGACTGTAAAATCAGTGGTTCttgaacttttttattttattttatgttttttaaatataccccCTTAAAAAATTGCTTGGCTCTCTAAGTGCCACCATCATgacccattttaaaatgtactagaaagtagggatgcatgataatatcggtggccgataattatcggcaattatcgaccaatttgatttcaaacagataaaccagataatagagaaatcggCCGATAATTACCGgcgattatcgaccaatttgacatcatacagataaaccagataataaagaaatttgccgaaaattatcggcaattatcgaccaatttggcatcatacagatgaaccagataaagaaattttccaaaaattatcgaccaatttgatttcatacagataaaccagataataaagaaatttcacaaatattatcggcaattatcgaccaatttggcatcatccagataaaccagataataaagaaatttgccgaaaattatcggcaattagtgaccaatttgacatcatacagatgaaccagataaagaaatttgccaaaaattatcgaccaatttgatttcatacagataaaccagataatagagaaatttgccgataattatcggcgattatcgaccaatttggcatcatacagataaaccagataataaagaaatttgctgataattatcggcgattatcaaccaatttgatatCATACAGatcaaccagataataaagaaatttgccagaaATTATCggtaattatcgaccaatttgatttcaattgtaTTCAAATTCATTTTGCAAACAGTTATCGGCTCACTTATCgattatcgacatcggcactttctaaaatgattgctttatcggtatcggttgaaaatagcattatcgtgcatccctactagaAAGTATATTTAATATTGCTCACCAAtgtaacattatgcacagtttgaacattaacactGTGTGTGCCACGACGCGGCAGTTAACTAAACTCATTGTCACAAGcaagcagtttggcagataatgaagaattctttaaaaaggaaaaaaaaaagagcctaaaGTTGTTTATAGCCACTCCATCTTGAAGTTTacagtcaaactaaacataaaaaagaGAATTATACGtcaatttaaaacaaccacgcaGCTTTGCCTTTttctagcttcatgctaacgaaCAATGCAAAACCCAGGCTAACAAATGGCATCAATAGTTGTTGTGTTGCGCAACAGATGTGTGTGCAGTACAGTACATCAACACTTGTAGACGGATAGCAATTCTTCTTTTGAATTAAAAGTACTTGTGCAGTGTTATCATTCCCATTTGTATGAGTGTGTCCAGTTGTGAGGAAAAATTATTCAATTTAATATCTGTGTCTCCTGTCCTGTGTGTTTACGATGCTGTGACGTTCACCTCCTTGTAGCCTTGCATGAGCCGCGTTCTCATTGGGTACTTTTCGAGGGAGGCGTGCAAATTATGTGTCTTGTCATATTGATGGATTTTGGGTGAggaaaatgttaagaaaatacAATAAACTGTTGAGAGACTGTCatggtgttttgtttatttacattaatatgGTTGCATAAGCCACTCggaaaaatactgtactgtcttAAATAATCAGTTAAAATATATTGCACATGAAAGTTGATTGTACCTAAATGAACGTGTGGGGGGGCAATTTCAGGTTTAAAATTAATGTTAGTGAATCTTATGGTATTGtcattaaaagttaaataagctaaatttagcttaaaatgttgaaattaagCCTCCATCACAGTTTAAATACTTTATTCTGCTCGTGTACCACTAGTggtaattgtattattattattattattttattattattattatcatcattattattattattattttaagaaaGATAAAGCCCTAGAAATTTCTTAAAAATATTGATTGGACCCTACCGAAATTGTGGAGAATCTACTCCTGTAGTTTCACCTCCGGTCCAGTAGGGGGCAGGAGACGAACGTTCGTTTTACATTTCTACCATATTAGGCAGCTCACTTCCGTGTTTACAAGCGGAGCATGACGTCCGAGTTCTCGTGTAAATacctaatctaaaaaaaaaaaaaaaaactatttatgtCTCTCAAAATGCTCTCCCTGAAGACGTTTCTCAACGAGAGGCTGGCGGCACTAGCGGAAGAAATATTCAACGCTGTCGAGAGGACAGTCGATGAGTACAGAGAGGAGATTTGCCGCGTGAAGGACTTGGAGATCGGACGCCTCCGAATGCAGTTGAGACTTCTTCCTACAAAAGGTCGCTCGAGTTATTTTAGACGCTAATGTgcgcgttgttgtttttttgtttttttttggggtgggggggttattttttttcttctctttttggaatgtggttttcatttttgttctgTGCAGATTGCTTTTTCTTTCATGCTCCTTTCGAACGTGCACAGCAGCACAACCCTTGCTACAGCAAGGCGAAGTGCAAttttaaattcacattgtgtGGTTGATCACCAGCTAGTTTTACTTTTACGTGTTACATGACAAGTTCTTGTAGGCTAAAACGCGGATACTTTCAGGCAGCTAAAAAATGACAGTGCATGCCATAtctgtttgttttaaatgtgtggggggaaaaaaatcacaatctgtctcgtttaatgtttttttttttgtcccattaGATGAATGTAATGGAGCCCAGCAGCAGGAGTACACCCATCAGCACCTCCCTTCTCCTCCTCGCCCTTCACAGAAACATGAGGAGGCAGCACCAGCAGACATGGAGGCCCCTGAGTCTCAGGACATCGAGGAAGAAGACAGCAATGTGGACTATTCCGATGATGCCGCCCACTGCGCCCAGGTGAAGAAAGAATCAGAGAGGAGCTACGGTGAAGTCTGGCTGGGCCACGGCTCGGAGCCTCCTCTGGAGGATCTGGAGTCGGACGTGCCTTCGGCGTCAGGCGCTGGGCACGACCCCGTACTGCCCTTTCACCTCGATCATGGCGACGactacggcggcggcggcatcgAGAAGCCCTACAGCTGCTCGGTTTGCGACAAGCGCTTCAGGAACTGCACACACCTGGCCGCTCACGCGAGGACGCACACGGGCGAGAGGCCGTACATGTGTGACATCTGCAGGAAGAGCTTCGTCACCACCAGCGCCCTCAACAGACACCAGACCATACACACCGAGGGCAAACGCTACGTGTGCGTGTACTGCAATAAAACCTTTAAATGGATGGACTCTCTCGGGAGGCATATGAGAATTGCCCACAAGAGATCGGACTCCCCTCAATGacaaaaattgtgatttttgggAAACTCTGTAGCTATACAGTACTGCAATTGTGGTACAAGCAAATGAAATaaacaattgtttaaaaaaaaaaaaaaagaaaggaagaaacaAAATAATAGTTTACTTAAAAACTGACATGTAGTTCAGAACAGAATAAAGTTAAACATTATATGTTAACACTGAAATCTTCAACCAAATCACATTTTGTCTAAGAAaagtgctagcttaatgctaacatataatgcagACCCACATAAACGGATAAAGAGGAATTAGCATAGATGCTACGGTAGGTAATTACAAAACTTCACACTACTGCTACTTTAACACAGTGGCATATATTTTCTTTGCTCTCAAGTCGACTCAACAATATATTTGTATTGCTATGATAGCGATGCTGTGGTTTTGTGTTTGGTTTCAGCTCTTGGATATTGCTCTTGTTTTTCTCCTTGTCTCCTGAACCGATGCTGTTTCCGCGCAATCCTGTAGAGGGCAGCAGTGGCGCGTCGCCGTTTGTGTGTGGTATTTGTTTAGAAACGAATAAATCAATTTGAGCTTGAGCTACATTTCCTGGACGACCAAACTTCTTGGAATCAATCgaacatttaaaaatggaaatgacGTAAGTTGACCTCTTAATcgataagaaagaaaaaaaaaaaggttaaatgtATCTGTTTGTATCGTGTACGGCAGTTTTCCTCTGTCCATTTTGCACGAAAAGatacatttactgtaaattGCTAGCCACTAATTAGCAAATTATGTACCCAGACAACAGTTTGTAGATACgcgttttttcatatttttttgtttgttttgaaagtcACCCTCTGAGTAAAATTAAAATTCTGAACCCCGCCAAAATTTACTGAAAGGCACACTTGCAAACTGATGAGATTTTACAAGAGTGGCATTGACACAaaattttataaactttatatatCTGctgtataaaaatatatagGCTAATAAACTTGTCCaaactacaataaaataaaaagaaaacagcatttattttcttttttcccccctttgccaaaaatgttatttaccaGTGAT
Coding sequences:
- the LOC144022356 gene encoding uncharacterized protein LOC144022356, encoding MLSLKAFLNERLAAVAEEIFGAVEKTIDDYKEELCRVKDLEIGRLRMQLRLLKSDACNGAQLQEHTHHHLPPPFPPPPPPQKHEEAASADVEAPESQHIEEEGSSSSLEHPNDATQVKKEPEMSLREFWLGHSSEPLEDLESDIKDFMSSASGVRASLHEAILPFHLYHGVGAAGDEGREKPYSCSVCDKRFGNCSHLAAHIRTHTGERPYRCDICRKSFITTSALNRHQTIHTEGKHYVCIYCSKAFKWMESLGRHVRIVHKRPNAPKKKKLFMSLKMLSLKTFLNERLAALAEEIFNAVERTVDEYREEICRVKDLEIGRLRMQLRLLPTKDECNGAQQQEYTHQHLPSPPRPSQKHEEAAPADMEAPESQDIEEEDSNVDYSDDAAHCAQVKKESERSYGEVWLGHGSEPPLEDLESDVPSASGAGHDPVLPFHLDHGDDYGGGGIEKPYSCSVCDKRFRNCTHLAAHARTHTGERPYMCDICRKSFVTTSALNRHQTIHTEGKRYVCVYCNKTFKWMDSLGRHMRIAHKRSDSPQ